The Notamacropus eugenii isolate mMacEug1 chromosome Y, mMacEug1.pri_v2, whole genome shotgun sequence genome includes a window with the following:
- the LOC140516608 gene encoding olfactory receptor 4C11-like, protein MKNNVTEFILLGLTQDPVKQKIVFAIFLVFYTATVFGNLLIILTIKTSPTLGTPMYFFLTYLSFADSCFSSTTAPKLIVDNLSKKQTISFDECMTQLFGMHSFGCMEILALILMAYDRCVAICKPLHYTVIMNQKMCGILVILAWVGSFLRSVTQTFLAFSLPFCGPNVIDHYFCDVQPLLRLACTDTYVINLLVISNSGIICMRSFAILISSYVFILYSLRNHSVEGKCKALSTCTSHIIVVIIFFVPCIFIYTRPPIIFPVNKLVSVFYTIGTPLFNPLIYTLRNAEVKHAMGKLWSR, encoded by the coding sequence atgaaaaacaatgtgACTGAATTCATTCTCCTTGGACTGACACAAGACCCAGTGAAACAGAAGATAGTATTTGCCATCTTCTTGGTTTTTTATACTGCAACTGTGTTTGGaaatctgctcatcattttgACCATCAAAACGAGTCCCACACTTGGGACACCCATGTATTTCTTCCTGACCTACTTGTCTTTTGCAGACTCCTGTTTCTCTAGTACTACAGCTCCCAAACTGATTGTAGACAACCTCTCTAAAAAGCAGACTATCTCCTTTGATGAGTGCATGACCCAACTCTTTGGAATGCATTCCTTTGGATGCATGGAAATCTTGGCCCTTATCCTGATGGCCTATGACCGCTGTGTGGCCATCTGTAAGCCTCTGCACTATACAGTCATCATGAACCAGAAGATGTGTGGGATTTTAGTCATATTGGCCTGGGTGGGGTCTTTTCTACGTTCTGTCACTCAGACTTTCCTTGCCTTCAGTTTACCATTCTGTGGTCCCAATGTGATTGATCACTATTTTTGTGATGTGCAGCCTTTGCTGAGATTGGCCTGCACTGATACATATGTCATAAACTTATTGGTTATTTCTAATAGTGGGATTATATGCATGAGGAGCTTTGCAATTCTAATATCTTCCTATGTTTTTATCCTTTATTCACTAAGAAATCATAGTGTAGAAGGGAAGTGTAAAGCCTTGTCCACCTGTACCTCCCACATAATTGTGGTCATAATATTCTTTGTTCCTTGTATTTTCATATACACTCGACCCCCAATTATCTTCCCTGTGAATAAGTTGGTGTCTGTATTTTATACCATTGGAACACCTTTGTTCAACCCCTTGATCTATACACTGAGGAATGCAGAAGTAAAACATGCTATGGGGAAGCTATGGAGCAGGTGA